The Enterobacter asburiae genomic sequence GGCCCGGCGCAGGTCTTCTGCCACCCGGATTACGAAGGTGAGATAGGGCTTATCATGCCCTATGAGAAAGACTTCTGCGCCAGCTGCAACCGCCTGCGCGTCTCCTCCGTTGGCAAGCTCCATCTTTGCCTGTTCGGCGACGGCGGCGTAGATCTTCGCGATCTGCTGGAAGACGATGCGCAGCAGGACGCGCTTGAAGCACGCATTTCTGAAGCTCTGACGCATAAAAAACAGACCCACTTCCTGCATCAGGGCAATACCGGTATTACTCAGAACCTGTCCTACATCGGCGGGTAATCAGGCTTAAGAAGGAATCAGAAGATGAGTCAGGTAAGCGCAGAATTTATCCCGACACGCATTGCTATCCTTACCGTTTCCGATCGCCGCGGCGAAGAGGATGATACCTCCGGCCACTGGCTGCGCGAGGCGGCCCATGACGCGGGGCATCACATCGTCGATAAAGCGATAGTGAAGGAGAACCGCTACGCCATTCGCGCGCAGGTTTCGCAGTGGATTGCGAGCGATGAGGTGCAGGTGGTGCTGATCACCGGCGGCACCGGTTTTACCGCAGGCGATCAGGCCCCCGAAGCGCTGATCCCGCTGTTCGACCGCGAGGTAGAAGGCTTCGGCGAGGTGTTCCGCATGCTCTCCTTTGAAGAGATTGGTACCTCCACGCTCCAGTCGCGCGCGGTGGCTGGGGTGGCTAACAAAACCCTGATTTTCGCCATGCCGGGCTCGACCAAAGCCTGCCGCACCGCGTGGGAAAATATCATCGCCCCGCAGCTGGACGCCCGTACCCGTCCGTGTAATTTCCATCCCCATTTAAAGAAATAAGCTATGTCACAACTGACCCACATTAACGCCGCCGGTGAAGCGCATATGGTGGACGTCTCCGCCAAAGCCGAAACGGTGCGCGAGGCGCGCGCGGAAGCGTTTGTCACTATGCTGCCGGAAACGCTGGCGATGATTATCGACGGCAGCCACCATAAGGGCGACGTCTTTGCCACCGCGCGCATCGCCGGTATTCAGGCCGCCAAACGGACCTGGGAGCTCATTCCGCTGTGCCATCCGCTGATGCTGAGCAAGGTGGAAGTGAACCTGCAGGCGCAGCCGGAGCACAATCGGGTGCGGATTGAATCGCTGTGCCGCTTAACCGGCAAAACCGGCGTGGAGATGGAGGCGCTGACGGCGGCCTCAGTTGCCGCACTGACTATCTACGACATGTGCAAAGCGGTGCAGAAAGATATGGTGATTGGCCCGGTTCGCCTGCTGGCAAAAAGCGGCGGCAAATCCGGTGATTTTAAGGTGGATAGCCATGATTAAGGTGCTCTTTTTTGCGCAGGTGCGCGAGCTGGTGAATACCGACAGCCTGACGCTGGATGCGTCCTTCGAAAACGTCGCCGCCCTGCGCGCGCATCTGGCGGCACAAAGCGACCGCTGGGCGCTGGCGCTGGACGAAGGCAAGCTGCTGGCCGCCGTTAACCAAACGCTGGTGGAGTTCACCCATCCGCTGAAAGAAGGCGATGAAGTGGCCTTCTTCCCGCCAGTAACGGGGGGCTAAGATGGCTGAAACCCGAATTCTGGTGAGCCCCGAGCGTTTTAACGTAGGGACAGAATACAGCTGGCTGGCGGAACGCGATGAAGACGGCGCGGTTGTCACCTTCACCGGCAAAGTGCGCAACCACAACCTCGGCGACAGCGTGAAGGCACTGACGCTGGAGCACTATCCGGGGATGACCGAGAAATCACTGACGGAGATTGTCGACGAGGCGCGAGGCCGCTGGCCGCTTGGCCGCGTCACGGTTATTCACCGCATCGGCGAGATGTGGCCTGGCGAGGAGATTGTCTTCGTCGGGGTGACCAGCGCGCACCGCGGCAGCGCGTTTGCGGCAGGGGAGTTCATTATGGATTACCTCAAAACCAAAGCGCCGTTCTGGAAGCGCGAAGCCACGCCAGAAGGTGACCGATGGGTAGAATCTCGCGACAGCGATAAACAAGCTGCCAGCCGTTGGTAGTCGGTTTACGTGGATGTGTTAATCTTAACGTGTGTGTCTACTTAATCTTAATCAGGAGTGAATCATGGACCGATTTCCGCGTTCCGATTCAATAGTACAGCAGACCCGTAGCGGCCTGCAGACGTATATGGCTCAGGTGTACGGCTGGATGACGGTTGGCCTGCTGCTTACCGCGTTTATCGCGTGGTATGCGGCGAACACGCCTGAACTGATGATGTTTATCTTCTCCAGCAAAATCACCTTCTTTGGGCTGATTATCGCGCAGCTGGCGCTGGTGTTTGTGCTGTCGGGTCTGGTGCAAAAGCTCAGTGCCGGAATGGCGACCACGCTGTTTATGCTCTATTCGGCGCTAACGGGGCTGACGCTTTCCAGTATTTTCATCGTCTACACCTACTCTTCCATCGCCAGCACCTTTGTGGTGACCGGCGGGATGTTCGGCGTGATGAGCCTCTACGGTTACACCACGAAGCGCGATCTGAGCGGTTTAGGCAGCATGCTGTTTATGGGGCTGATTGGGATTGTGCTGGCGTCGCTGGTAAACCTGTGGCTGAAGAGCGACGCGCTGATGTGGGCTGTGACCTACATCGGGGTGGTGATCTTCGTTGGGTTGACGGCGTATGACACCCAGAAGCTGAAAAACATCGGCGAGCAGATCGACGTACGCGACAGTTCAAACCTGCGCAAATACGCGATTCTGGGCGCGCTGACGCTGTATCTGGACTTCATCAACCTGTTCCTGATGCTGCTGCGTATTTTCGGCAACCGTCGTTAAGGTTATTTTGCCGGGTGGCGGTGCGGTCTGGTGCCCTCACCCTGACCCTCTCCCACGGGAGAGGGAATAAACACTAAAAACGGCAACAAGGTTGCCGTTTTGCTTTTATTTCGCTAAGGCCTTCTCGTTCTTCGCTCTCAGCTTTTTCGCCCGACTCTCCAGCACCAGATAACAGACCGTTGCCAGCGCCAGCGGCAGGAAGTAATACAGCATGCGGTACGCCAGCAGGGCCGCGATAATCGTTCCCTGAGAGACATGCTCCCCGGCCAGCAGGGCGATAAATACCGCTTCCAGCACGCCGATCCCCGCCGGAATATGCACAATCACGCCCGCAATGCTGCTCACCAGCAGCACGCCCAGCACGAAGAAGTAGTTCACGTCCTCGCCAATCAGCAGCCAGATAATGGCCCCCATCGCCATCCAGTTGGCGCTGGAGACTGCCATCTGCAGCACCGCAAACTTCCACGAGGGCAATACCAGCTTTTGCCCCTTGATGGTCATATGGCGGCGTTTGGCAAAGGCGCAGGCCCACAGATACACGGCGATAATCAGCAGCAGTACGATGCCCAGAATGCGCAGCGTGGCCTCATCGATATACCAGTGCGCGGGCAGCTGCACTACGCCGATGGTGAAGATCACCCCGCCGAGCAGAATATAGCCCAGCCAGTTGGTGGTGATGCTTAACGAGAAAATGCGCGTGATGGTCCCGCCCGGCAGGCCGAGCCGCGAATAAAGGCGATATCGCATGCCGATGCCGCCGACCCAGGTGCTCAGCGTCAGGTTAAAGGCGTAGCAGATAAACGACACCAGCATAACCTGACGTTTGGCCAGCTTGTGGCCGCAGTAAGCGCGGCCCAGCAGGTCATAGCAGCCGTACATCAGGTAGCTGACAATAACTAACCCCACAGCGCCCAGCAGCACCATCCGGTTATAGTTGCGGATGACTTTCCACACCTCTTCCCAGTCAACTTTCTGCGCGTAGACCACCAGCAGAACCGCGACCGCAATAAAAAACAGCCAGGTCAGGATCTTTTTTGCCAGCCGCCAGCGCGGATGCGATTTCGACATCAGGGTTTGCCTCCGTCTTCCGCTTCAATACGGTCCTGGGTTTCCATTTCCGGTTGTACCGGCGGATCCACCTGCGCAAGCTTAGGCGTATGCGCTGGCAGCCAGCCGACCATGGCCGGGAAATGGCGTAGAAAGTGGAACACCACCACGCTGATGCCCAAGTTCCACCAGGTGCGTTTAGGGACCATGGATTCGTCCACGCGCACGCTGTCGTTAACGATTAGCGCCTGCAGGTTATCCCGCAGGGTCTGGTTAAACTGGCGATCGTGAATGATCAGGTTAGCCTCGAGATTGAGCGATAAGCTCAGCGGATCGAGATTACTGGAACCCACGGTTGCCCAGTGATCGTCCATCAGCGCTACTTTGCCGTGCAGCGGTCGGCGTCGATATTCGTAGATCTGTACGCCGCCCTTCACCAGATAGTTATACAGCAGCCGCGCGCCGACTTTGACTATCGGCATATCCGGCTCGCCCTGCACAATCAGCTTCACGCGTACCCCGCGTCGGGCCGCATTGCGCATGGCGTGCAGCAGACGGTAGCCCGGGAAAAAGTAGGCGTTGGCGATGATGACCTCGCGCTTCGCGTTGGCGAGCATCTTGAGATAATGACGTTCAATGTCGTCCCGGTGCTCGCCGTTATCCCGCCAGACGAAAAGGGCCTGCGCTTCGCCGGGCTTCCGGTTCTCTTCCGGGCGATGGCGGCGTCTCCACCAGCGGCGAACGGCCTCTTTCCCCGGCAGGTTCTCCAGTTCAAACAGCAAAATGTCCTGCACCACCGGGCCTTCAATGCGAATCGCGTAGTCCTGCTTCGCTTCCGGGCCGTAGTCGGACATATGCTCAGCGGAATAGTTAATGCCGCCGACAAACGCCACCGTCTCGTCCACCACCACAATTTTGCGGTGCATCCGGCGGAAAAGATTGGTACGCATGCCGAACAGGCGAGGGCCGGGATCGTAGTAGCGGAACACCACGCCCGCGGAGGTCAACTCATTCACAAACGCATCGCTGAGATCCGGCGAACCATAGCCATCAAGCAGCACTTCAATTTTGACGCCGCGCCGGGCGGCGCGCAGCAGCACGCTGTGCAACTGCTTGCCGACGTTATCTTCGAACCAGATAAAGGTTTCGAGGATCACCTTCTGCTGCGCGTTATCAATTGCCTTAAACACGGCCGGGTAGTACTCGTCCCCATTGACCAGCAGCGTGATCCGGTTGCCTTCCTGCCAGGAACATTTCATAGGTGGATCTCCGCGCTGAGCGGGGCGTGGTCGGAAAGATGTCGCCAGTTAAGGAGCGCCAGGGCGGTCGGGCTGCTGGCGTGGGCATTTTTCACGTAGATGCGGTCAAGCCGAAGCAGCGGGAAACGGACCGGGAAGGTGCGCGCAGGCCTGCCGTTGGCGCGAGTAAAAATCTCCTCCAGTCCGGCATCCACCTTCAACGGATGGTTTGCCCGCTGTCGCCAGTCGTTGAAATCGCCCGCCACGACCACCGGTTCACCTTCGGGAAGGGCGTTGGCCCATTCGGCCAGCATTTTCAGCTGCGCCTGACGATGGGCTTCGCGAAGGCCCAGATGAACACAGCCGACATGTACGGGTCGCTCGAGGTCGGGCGGCGTAATGCGGCAGTAAAGCAGGCCGCGTTTTTCGCTTTCCCCGACGGAAACGTCGCGGTTTTCGTAATGTTCAATGGGGTAGCGGGACAGCACCGCGTTTCCGTGATGCCCTTCCGGGTAGACCGCGTTGCGGCCGTAGGCGTAATCACTCCACATGGTGTCGGCCAGAAATTCATAGTGCGGCGTGTCGGGCCAGTTCTCAAAGTGGAGCGGATGCACTTCGTGTGCGCCCATCACCTCCTGCAGGCAGACAATATCCGCGCTGACGGTGCGAACCGCGTCGCGCAGCTCCGGTAAAATGAAGCGGCGATTAAATGCTGTGAAGCCCTTATGAATGTTTATCGTCAGCACCTTAAGCGAGAAATGCTGCATTTTTTGAGTCATAAGCTCCTTCCTGAGTGACTATCCCAATGAAAATAAAGTGTAGTCGGCGTCACAAAAAGATGCGGCGTTACGGAATTTTCCGTAAAGTGCGGTAGTCTGATTAAGCAGAGAAAAATCCTTCAGGAGAGAAGCCATGAAGTGGCAACAACGTGTTCGTGTCGCAACTGGCCTGAGTTGCTGGCAGATAATGTTGCATTTACTGGTCGTGGCCGTACTGGTGATGGGCTGGATGAGCGGCACGCTGGTGCGTGTTGGCCTGGGGCTATGCGTCCTTTATGGCGTCACCGTACTGTCGATGCTGTTCTTACAGCGCCACCACGAAGCGCGCTGGCGCGAGGTGGGTGATGTGCTCGAAGAGCTCACCACCACATGGTATTTTGGTGCGGCGATGATTGTGCTTTGGCTGCTGTCGCGCGTGCTGCAAAACAACCTGCTGCTGGCCCTGGCGGGTCTGGCAATCCTCGCAGGGCCTGCGGTCGTCTCGCTGCTGACCAAAGAGAAAAAGCTACGCAATGTTGCGTCTAAACATCGCGTACGCCACTGAGCCCGTCGTGGCCGCAATCACCAGTAGCGGCCACAAACTTCCCCAGACAATATCCAGACTCGCATCCTTCAGATAGATTTGCTTGGTGATGTCCGTAAAGTGCCGAATCGGGTTTACCCACGTCAGATCCTGTAGCCACACCGGCATGTTCTCGACGGGTGAAACATACCCCGAGAGCAAAATCGCGGGCATCATAAAGACGAACACCCCAATAAACGCCTGCTGCTGCGTCGAGCAGAGCGCCGAGATCAGCAGTCCAAACCCCACCAGCGACAGCCCGTAAATCACCATCGTGAAGTAAAACAGCGCCAGCGAACCGGCGAACGGGATCTGGTAGGCCCAAATCCCCACACCCAGCACGATGGTGGCCTGGAACGTCGCGACGATCAGCGCCGGGACCGCTTTGCCGACGAAAATTTGCCAGGTGGCGAGCGGGGAGACCAGCAGCTGGTCCAGCGTGCCCTGTTCGCGCTCGCGGGCGACGGAAAGGGAAGTCACGATCATCACCCCGATGGTGGTGATCATGGCGATCAGCGACGGCACCACGAACCACTTGTAGTCCAGGTTCGGGTTGTACCAGTTGCGCACCACCAGCTCGCTGTTGTTGGGCTTCGGTTTGCCCTCCATCAGCTCCTGCTGATAATCCTTCACCACCTGCTGCAGATAGTTGGCCGCTATCTGGGCGCTGTTGGAGTTACGACCGTCGAGAATCAGCTGCATAGGTGCGGTCTGGAAGGTATCCAGATTGCGGGAGAAATCCGCCGGGAACCGCACCAGCAGCAGCGCTTTTTGCGTGTCGATGGTGGGCTGGATCTCCTGCGGGCTTTTCAGCAGCAGGATGTGGGTAAAGGCCTTCGCGCGGGCAAAACGCTGCGTTAGCTCGACGGAATGCTTGCCGTTGTCTTCGTTGTAAATGGCAATGGTGGCGTTGGTCACCTCAAGTGTGGCGGCAAACGGGAACAGTAAAACCTGGATCAGCACCGGCAAGACCAGAATGGCGCGGGTTTGCGGCTCGCGCAGCAGGGATTGCAGCTCTTTGCGTATCAACGTCCATAATCGGTGAAACATGTTCGCTCCTTAATCCAGTCGCCGTTTGGTTTTCATCCACGTCAACCCGATAAACATCGCCGCTGACGCCATTAAAAACAGCGTGTTGACGATCAGCACCACCGGAATATTCCCCGCCAGGAACAGGCTTTGCAGCGTGCTCACGAAGTAGCGCGCCGGAATAACATAGGTCACGGCGCGGATCACCGCAGGCATACTGTCTATCTGGAAGATAAACCCGGACAGCATAATCGACGGTAAAAAGGCGGCGTTGAGGGCCACCTGCGCGGCGTTGAACTGGTTGCGGGTGATGGTGGAGATGAGCAGCCCCATGCCCAGCGTGCTGAGTAAAAACAGGCTGGTGATAAAAAACAGCACCACCAGCGAGCCGCGATACGGCACGCCGAGGATAAAGACCGAGACAAGCATACAGAGCAGCATCGCCAGCATGCCGAGGAAATAGTAGGGGATGAGCTTGCACAGCAGCAGCTCGACGCGCGTCACTTCGGTAGAGAGCAGCGCCTCCATGGTCCCGCGCTCCCACTCGCGGGCGATCACCAGCGAGGTCAGGATCGCGCCGATTACCGTCATGATAATCGTCACCGCGCCTGGGATAATAAAGTGCTGGCTGATGGCGGCGGGGTTAAACCAGTAGCGCGTCTGCACGTCGATCAGCGGTTTAAATTCTTCACCCCGATCTTCCGCGCGCTGCATCTGCCAGAGCTGCCAGATCCCCTCCGCGTAGCCCTGTACGAAGTTGGCGGTGTTCGGCTCGCTGCCGTCGGTAATCACCTGGATCGGCGCATCGGCATTCGCCCGCGCCATATTGGCGGCAAAATCCACCGAAATGACGATCAGACCGCGAATTTTCCCGGCCTGCATTTTCTGGATCAACTCCTGCCTGTTATCGCTGATGGTGGCGTCAATGTAGGGTGAACCGGTCATGGCGTGAGTAAAGTCCAGCGCATCTTCACTCTGCTGCTCCAGCAAAATCCCGACCCGCAGCTTGCTGGAGTCCAGGTTAATGCCGTAGCCAAAGATAAACAGCAGCAGCAGGGGGATCACTACCGCAATCAGCCAGCTGCTGGGGTCACGCACGATCTGCCGCGTCTCTTTAACGCACAGCGCGCGCACCCTGCGCCAGGAAATGGCATTACTGCGCATGGGCATTCTCCTTATCCCAGTCGTGGATGAGGGTGATAAACGCCTGCTCCATGGTCGGGTCCGGGACCTCAGCGTCGGCGGCCTGGTTTTTCAGGTCGTCCGGGGTACCGTGGGCAATCAGCTTGCCGCGATACACCAGCCCGATGCGGTCGCAGTACTCCGCCTCGTCCATGAAGTGGGTGGTCACCATCACGGTCACCCCTTTTTCCACCATGCTGTTGATGTGCAGCCAGAACTCGCGGCGGGTAATGGGATCAACGCCCGAGGTCGGTTCATCCAGAAACAGAATATCCGGCTCGTGCATCAGCGAGCAGGCCAGCGCCAGCCGCTGCTTAAAGCCGAGCGGCAGCTCGTCGGTGGCGTGGGAGGCGATGTTAGTTAAGGCGAAGGCGTCGCTCATGCGGCGAATTTTTTCGTTCTGCGCCCGCCCGCGCAGGCCGTACACGCCGGAGAAAAAGCGCAGATTCTGCTCGACCGTCAGGTTGCCGTATAGCGAAAACTTCTGCGCCATATACCCGAGATGCTGGCGCGCCTTGCCGGAGCTGACCTTCAGGTCCATATCCAGCACCAGCGCCTTGCCGGACGTCGGCACCAGCAGGCCGCACATCATCTTGAAGGTGGTCGATTTTCCCGCGCCGTTCGGCCCGAGCAGGCCAAAAATCTCGCCGCGTTTAACCGCGAAATTGACGTTGTCGGTGGCGGCGAAATCCCCGAACTTTTTGGTGAGCGATTTGGCTTCAATCACCGTTTCGCCCGGCGTGCCTTCCACCGTATGCAGAATGGCGGCAAGCGGCGACTCTGACGTACCCGCGCCGCCCAGCAGGTCGATAAACGCGTCCTCAAAGCGCGGTGCGGTCTCTTCTATCTCGACCTCAGGCATCCCTTGCGCCTGGCGAATATCGTCGACGGTGGCCTCTTTTTTGAGGATCACCCGTACCGAGCGGCCCTGGATCATCCCGTCGCTGACCTGCGGCAGCCTGAGCACCCGCTGCAGCAGCCTGCGGTTGGACTCCTGCGGGCTGTGCAGCAGGAAGCTGCGTCCGGCCATGCTCTGCGTCAGCGTCGTCGGCTCGCCCTGATAAAGCAGTTCGCCTTCGTTCATCAGCAGCACGTCCCGGCACTGTTCCGCTTCGTCGAGGTAGGAGGTGCTCCAGAGGATCAGCATTCCGTCGCCCGCCAGCTCGTGCACCATCTGCCACAGTTCGCGGCGCGAAATGGGGTCTACGCCGACGCCGGGCTCATCCAGCAGCAGCACTTTCGGCTCGCCGACCAGCGTGCAGGCCAGCCCCAGCTTCTGCTTCATCCCGCCGGAGAGCTTGCCCGCCAGCCTGTCGGTGAACGGGCCGAGGGAGGTAAACTCCAGCAGACGCGCGAAGGTTTTCTGTCGGGTTTCGCCGGTGACGCTGCGCAGGTCGGCGTACAGGTTCAGGTTTTCCATCACCGTCAGGTCTTCATACAGGCCAAACTTCTGCGGCATATAGCCGAGCATGGCGTGGAGCGCGCCGTCATCCTCGATCGGGTCAAGACCGAGCACGCTGGCCGTGCCTTCGTCCGGCTTGAGCAACCCCGCCAGCATCCGCATCAGCGTGGTTTTCCCCGCACCGTCCGGACCGACCAGCCCGGTCACGTAGCCTTTCTGGATAGTGCAGTTCAGCGGCGCGACGGCCGGTTTGTCCATTCCCGCGAAGCGTTTAACCAGATTGTTGAGCTGAATAACCGCGTCATTCATGTCGTTCCCCGCTGTCTACTTTTACGGTGACGGGCATGCCCTGACGCAGCGCGTCGTCCGCATCGGTCACGATGATGCGCAGGCGATACACGAGGTCGGTACGCAGGTCCGGTGTTTCAACGGTTTTCGGCGTGAATTCGGCGGTAGGGGAGACAAAGCCCACTTTGCCGTGATACGGCTTGTCCGGGCGACCGTCGGTATAAAGCAGCAGTTCGCGGCCCGGCTGCATCTGGCCAAGGTTTGGCTCGTCAACGTAGGCGCGTACCCAGACCGGGCGGGTCAGGGAGAGCGTTAAGACGGTGCTGCCCGCGCTGAGCATGCTGCCCGGCTCCACGGCGCGGGTCATCAGCATGCCGTCAGACGGCGCGATTAAGGTGGTGTCGTGCAGATCAAGCTCTGCCTGGGCCAGCTGCGCCTGCGCCTGTTCAAGGCTGGCCTTCGCCTGGGCGATATCCTGCGGGCGGTTACCGGTGTGGTACTGGCTTAATTTATCCTGCGCGGACTTCAGCGTGGCCTGCGCCTGGTCGCGGGACGAGCGCGCATTTTCCAGATCGTTGGCGGAAATGGTACGGCTTTTCCACAATCCCTGCTGGCGCGCGTAGAAGTTCTGCGCGTAGTCATAGGCGGCTTGCGCCTGCTTAACTGCGGCGGCGGCCTGAGCGATCTCTTCGTCGCGATAGCCTGCCAGCATCAGGTCATACTGCGCCTGGGCGACGGACACGCCCGCTTTGGCCTGCATCAGCGCATTCTCATAGGGCGCTTTATCCAGCATCCCCAGCGTCTGCCCGCTTTTGATGGCATCGCCTTCGTCAACGCTCAGCGAGGCGAGACGTCCGCCCACGCGGAAGCTCATGTTCACCGTACGAATATCCACGTTACCGTACAGCGTCAGGCCTTTATCCTGATGGCTCTGATACCACAGCCATCCACCGACTCCGGCAGCAAGCAAAACAACAACCACCAGAATGATGGCGACAGGTTTTTTCATGACTTCAGGCTCCTTTGCGTTAAGCCTTGCAGGATCAGATCGACGTGACAGGCGATGACCTGGCCAATCTGCGCGGCTTTATCCTCATCAAATTGTGTCCAGCCGGTGCGTAACAGGATGGTTTCCCTGCCCAGACGGAAGGCAAGGATTTCACCCAGCAGGGCGTGGGTATGCAAAATTGTCTCAGTATCACCGGCATCCCGACCGGTGTAGGCGGCGATCAGCCGGGTCAGATGCGAGTGCATTGGCTCAATCACCCGATCGTGTACACGCTGGTAGGCGACGGTCGGGGAGAGCTGCTCCCGGGAGATAAACTTGCTCAGGTTGAGCGTATCGTCGTGCGTCAGCAGGCGGATCATATCGTGGCAGGCATTGAGAATAAGCTGGCGAACGGCGGCGCGGTCGGGAGACGGCTGGCCGAGCAGCGCGGTGGCTTCCTCAACGTGCGGGTGAAACTGCGTGCCGATAAAATCGGCGATCCACTCGGCGCAGGCGAGGTATAAATCCTCTTTTGAGCCAAAATAGTAGGTAATCGCCGCAATGTTCTGCCCGGCCAGCGCGGCAATATCGCGCGTGGTTGCATGCAGCCCGTACTCACCAAACTGCGCCAGCGCGGCGGCGATAAGCTGATTTTTGGCCTGTTCACCTTTGGTTGTTGTGGGTGTCGTATTCATGGCGGCATTAAGAATTAATCAATCGATTTATTAAGATTATGCCTGATTCCTGCTTTCGTCGAGGAAACGCTGAGGGATATTTTATGCGCCACGTCACAAAAGCTGCTACACTCCGCTCCTTCGCGACATTGTGGTTTTTGTCCTCCCCTATTCGTTATATCTCCCTGAAAACTACACCTGTGATGGTCGGGGCGGTTCGGAGTTTTTATGTCTTTTGATTCCCTTGGCCTGAACCCGGAAATTCTGCGCGCGATCGCAGAACAGGGCTACGTTGAGCCAACCCCAATCCAGCAGCAGGCGATCCCCGCCGTTCTTCAGGGCCGTGACCTGATGGCGAGCGCCCAGACCGGTACCGGCAAAACCGCGGGCTT encodes the following:
- a CDS encoding ATP-binding cassette domain-containing protein; protein product: MNDAVIQLNNLVKRFAGMDKPAVAPLNCTIQKGYVTGLVGPDGAGKTTLMRMLAGLLKPDEGTASVLGLDPIEDDGALHAMLGYMPQKFGLYEDLTVMENLNLYADLRSVTGETRQKTFARLLEFTSLGPFTDRLAGKLSGGMKQKLGLACTLVGEPKVLLLDEPGVGVDPISRRELWQMVHELAGDGMLILWSTSYLDEAEQCRDVLLMNEGELLYQGEPTTLTQSMAGRSFLLHSPQESNRRLLQRVLRLPQVSDGMIQGRSVRVILKKEATVDDIRQAQGMPEVEIEETAPRFEDAFIDLLGGAGTSESPLAAILHTVEGTPGETVIEAKSLTKKFGDFAATDNVNFAVKRGEIFGLLGPNGAGKSTTFKMMCGLLVPTSGKALVLDMDLKVSSGKARQHLGYMAQKFSLYGNLTVEQNLRFFSGVYGLRGRAQNEKIRRMSDAFALTNIASHATDELPLGFKQRLALACSLMHEPDILFLDEPTSGVDPITRREFWLHINSMVEKGVTVMVTTHFMDEAEYCDRIGLVYRGKLIAHGTPDDLKNQAADAEVPDPTMEQAFITLIHDWDKENAHAQ
- the hlyD gene encoding secretion protein HlyD, encoding MKKPVAIILVVVVLLAAGVGGWLWYQSHQDKGLTLYGNVDIRTVNMSFRVGGRLASLSVDEGDAIKSGQTLGMLDKAPYENALMQAKAGVSVAQAQYDLMLAGYRDEEIAQAAAAVKQAQAAYDYAQNFYARQQGLWKSRTISANDLENARSSRDQAQATLKSAQDKLSQYHTGNRPQDIAQAKASLEQAQAQLAQAELDLHDTTLIAPSDGMLMTRAVEPGSMLSAGSTVLTLSLTRPVWVRAYVDEPNLGQMQPGRELLLYTDGRPDKPYHGKVGFVSPTAEFTPKTVETPDLRTDLVYRLRIIVTDADDALRQGMPVTVKVDSGERHE
- the cecR gene encoding transcriptional regulator CecR, translated to MNTTPTTTKGEQAKNQLIAAALAQFGEYGLHATTRDIAALAGQNIAAITYYFGSKEDLYLACAEWIADFIGTQFHPHVEEATALLGQPSPDRAAVRQLILNACHDMIRLLTHDDTLNLSKFISREQLSPTVAYQRVHDRVIEPMHSHLTRLIAAYTGRDAGDTETILHTHALLGEILAFRLGRETILLRTGWTQFDEDKAAQIGQVIACHVDLILQGLTQRSLKS